A window of Methanocaldococcus vulcanius M7 genomic DNA:
TCCCTGCTTTTGACACACAACAAAACCAATTTGACCAAAACAAAAGATCACATAAATAATAGCAACATTAGCAAGATAACTTACGACTTTTCAAAAAAAATAGAACTCAATAGTATGTTCCTAAATTTATCATACGATAATGAAATAACGTTAGATAACAAAATAATAAAGAAATATAAAAATATCACGTTTGTGGTGAGCTCCACTCCTATCGATATGTCCTCAGCATATTTATACAACGATGTTGAAAAGTGCCAAGAAAATGATCTATTTGGGCCCTATACATATTACAAGTTTACACCTAAAAATTCAAATATGTCTATTAGCTATTGTTATTATAGAAAGATCGGAAACTACTACATACTAATTCAAACAAACAATTTAAATTCTAATGTTAACCACCTGTGGGAGGACTGGACAAAACATATCCTCTCCCTATTTGAAGAATACAATAATACACATTAAAAAATTTTAGGACTTAGATTTAAAGTTGTTGCATCAAAAAATCAATATAAGATAAAAATAAAATAAAAAAATATATAAAAATAAAATCCCCTCAGAGCTCATACGGCTCATCACAATAAAAAGGATCAGCAGATCAAATTCATCATCAGGGATCTTTATGATAGAAAAGGCATTAATAATCGACGGATACACAGATGAACCTGCAGGGCTTGGAGTTCCACCATATCTCGGAACCTATCCAAGATATGCATATGGGATATTATCCCTCCATAAAGTTAGGACAAACTACATAACAATAGATGAATTTAGAAAGATAAGAGGAAAGATCGATCTAAATAAATATGATGCAGTGATTTGTATATGTGGATTTCATACACCCGGAAAGTATTTAAATGCTGAGCCCGCAACATTAAGAGAATTTGCCTCAATACTATATAAATATGACGGAATAAAAATATTGGGAGGGCCTGCTGCAACAAAATACGGATCTTCACAGATTGGAGGGAGGATAGAAGATGAAACCAAATATAAAAAATTTTTTGATGTGGTTATAGAGGGAGATATTGATGCAGTTTTAAACGATCTTTTGACTGAAAAAAGTATTGAAAAAATAGATACTAAAAGATATAGAAGTAGTTATGAAGAGTTAAAAGATATAGCAATTAGAGGAGCAAAGTTAGTAAAACAACATCCAAAATATCCGAACATAATTGTAGAAGTAGAAACATATAGAGGATGTTCAAGAGTTTTAAGTGGGGGATGTAGTTTTTGCACCGAACCAAGAAGATTCGGCTCTCCAAAATTTAGAAATGAAGAAGATATTGTAAAAGAAATCCATGCCTTGTGGAATGAAGGAATTAAATATTTTAGAATAGGAAGGCAACCATGTATCTTTTCATATAAAGCAGTGGATTCTGAAAAAGAAGAAGTTCCTACCCCAAATGTTAAAGCAATTGAAAAACTGTTTAAAGGAATTAGAAACGTGTCAGATCCAAAGGTCTTGCATGTAGATAACGCTAATCCCGCAGTTATTGCAAGACATGAGGAAGAAAGCAAAGAGGTTGCTAAGATATTGGTCAAATACTGCACATCCGGCAATGTTGCTGCCTTTGGGGTAGAGAGTTTTGATGAAAAAGTTATTAAAGTCAACAACCTATTAACTACACCAGAGGATGTTTTAAAAGCAGTGGAAATCATCAACAAAATTGGAGGACATAGAGGAGAAAGTGGACTTCCATATTTACTACCAGGAATAAATCTTTTATTTGGATTAAAAGGAGAAAGAAAAGAGACATTTCAAATAAACTTTGAATATCTTAAAAAAATTTACGATATGGGCTTTATGTTAAGAAGAATCAATATAAGACAAGTGGTTCCTTTTTTTGGAACTGAAATTACTATAAAGGATATAAAAAAAGCTGAAAAAAGAAAAAAACTATTTTTATGGTTCAAAGAGAAAGTCAGAGAGGAGATAGATAATAGAATGTTAAAAAGAGTAGCTCCAAAAGGAGTAATTTTAAGGGATGTGTTAGTTGAAGTTAAAGAAAAAGATGGGTTATATTTTGGAAGACAGTTTGGAAGTTATCCCTTATTGATTGGAATTCTTGAAAAAAATTTGGAAGTTGGAACGTTTGTAGATGTAAAAGTTGTTGACTATGGAAGGAGATCAATAACAGGAGTTGTAGTTAAAAACAATAAATAAAAAAGAATATATCCTTTTTTCAAATTTAAAGTTAAGATGTTCCCCCCATATCCTACCCTCTCTCATCCTTGGCTCCGCCACGTCGAGAGCGTGGGCCGTGGGGGGATAAAAATAGTTTGAATTTTTAAATAATAAATAATAAATAAGGATAGCATAAAAGTTTAAGGAATTTATTCTAATTTAAGTCCTTTTCTTTCTCTAATTTGTTTAATTAATTGTTCTTGCATATCTCTTGGAACTTTTTCATAACCAGCAAACTCAATACTCCAGAGACATCTACCCTGTGTAGCCCCTCTAATAGCTCCAGCAAATCCAAACATCTCTGAAACTGGACATTTCGCTTTTATAATTGCCATATCTCCTTCCTGTTCCATATCTAATATTTGTCCTCTTCTGTTGCTGATCTCTCTCATCGCTGCTCCCATGAAGTCCTGTGGAGTGTTGATATAGACGAATTGCATTGGCTCTAATAACACAGGTTTTGCCTGCATCATTGCATCTCTAACCCCAAACCTTGCAGCTGGGATCATTTGTGCTGGACCCCTGTGAATTGCATCCTCGTGTAAGACAGCATCCATCAACTTAACTTTAACTCCTTGACACTTCTCTGCTGCCAAAGGCCCGTTTTTCATTGCCTCCTTAAATCCTTGTATAATTAATTCTTTAACTTCATCTAAATGGACAATACCTCTTGTCATATTAACTAAAACGTTTCCTTCATAGATACACATTACTCTCTTTGCCTCTTCTGGATCCATTCCTGCCTTAATTAATTCTTGGACAATCTTGTCATCTAATTTTCTCTTTGTATCAACATCTGGGATTTTACCCTCTTTATATGCTTTTAAGACCCCTTCTTCTAATGGTTCAACTACAAAGTAGAGTTTGTTGTGCTTGTTTGGTGACTTACTCTCAACTACTGGGGACTGTCCTGTTACTGTCTCTCTATAAACAACTATTGGTTGTCCCACTTCAACTGGAATTCCTGCATCTCTCTCAATCTTTAACTTTGTTATGATCTCAATGTGCAACTCTCCCATTCCACTTAATAAGTGTTCTCCTGTCTCTTCGTTAATCTCAACTTTGACTGTTGGATCTTCTCTTGCTACCTGTCTTAAAATTTCAATTAATTTAGGTAGATCCTTGGTGTTCTTTGCCTCGATAGCAACTGTAATAACTGGCTCACTGATGTGAGTTATTGCTTCAAATGGCTCGATTATCTTGTCTGGAGAACAGATTGTTTCTCCTGCTGATGCCTCCTTCAAACCAACTAACGCACAGATGTTTCCTGCTGAAATACTCTCTACTGGAATTCTCTCTGGACCCATAAAGACAGAGACCTGCTGAATCTTTGCCTTTTGCTGGTTAGTAACCATATAGACCTCGTCTCCTTGCTTAATTCTACCACTGAATAATCTACACACAGAAACAGCTCCAGCGTGTTTATCTACAATAATTTTGGTTATAACTCCAGCTAAAGGCCCGTTTGGATCACAGTTAAGCATTGCCTTCCCAGCTTCTGATTCCAAGTCC
This region includes:
- a CDS encoding YajG family lipoprotein, which codes for MKKLTIILAVILTVSLCGCEHPSNTKNITSQIEKTNNSLLLTHNKTNLTKTKDHINNSNISKITYDFSKKIELNSMFLNLSYDNEITLDNKIIKKYKNITFVVSSTPIDMSSAYLYNDVEKCQENDLFGPYTYYKFTPKNSNMSISYCYYRKIGNYYILIQTNNLNSNVNHLWEDWTKHILSLFEEYNNTH
- a CDS encoding radical SAM protein, which codes for MIEKALIIDGYTDEPAGLGVPPYLGTYPRYAYGILSLHKVRTNYITIDEFRKIRGKIDLNKYDAVICICGFHTPGKYLNAEPATLREFASILYKYDGIKILGGPAATKYGSSQIGGRIEDETKYKKFFDVVIEGDIDAVLNDLLTEKSIEKIDTKRYRSSYEELKDIAIRGAKLVKQHPKYPNIIVEVETYRGCSRVLSGGCSFCTEPRRFGSPKFRNEEDIVKEIHALWNEGIKYFRIGRQPCIFSYKAVDSEKEEVPTPNVKAIEKLFKGIRNVSDPKVLHVDNANPAVIARHEEESKEVAKILVKYCTSGNVAAFGVESFDEKVIKVNNLLTTPEDVLKAVEIINKIGGHRGESGLPYLLPGINLLFGLKGERKETFQINFEYLKKIYDMGFMLRRINIRQVVPFFGTEITIKDIKKAEKRKKLFLWFKEKVREEIDNRMLKRVAPKGVILRDVLVEVKEKDGLYFGRQFGSYPLLIGILEKNLEVGTFVDVKVVDYGRRSITGVVVKNNK
- a CDS encoding elongation factor EF-2 encodes the protein MGKRAKMISKIKELMEKYDKIRNIGICAHIDHGKTTLSDNLLAGAGMISKELAGEQLALDFDEEEAQRGITIFAANVSMVHNYEGEEYLINLIDTPGHVDFGGDVTRAMRAIDGAIVVVCAVEGVMPQTETVLRQALKERVKPVLFINKVDRLINELKLTPEELMNRFVKIINDINNLIRKMAPEEFKDEWLVKVEDGSVAFGSAYNNWAISVPFMKKSGITFKDIIQYCEEDRQDELADRAPLHEVVLDMVIKHLPSPPEAQKYRIPHLWKGDLESEAGKAMLNCDPNGPLAGVITKIIVDKHAGAVSVCRLFSGRIKQGDEVYMVTNQQKAKIQQVSVFMGPERIPVESISAGNICALVGLKEASAGETICSPDKIIEPFEAITHISEPVITVAIEAKNTKDLPKLIEILRQVAREDPTVKVEINEETGEHLLSGMGELHIEIITKLKIERDAGIPVEVGQPIVVYRETVTGQSPVVESKSPNKHNKLYFVVEPLEEGVLKAYKEGKIPDVDTKRKLDDKIVQELIKAGMDPEEAKRVMCIYEGNVLVNMTRGIVHLDEVKELIIQGFKEAMKNGPLAAEKCQGVKVKLMDAVLHEDAIHRGPAQMIPAARFGVRDAMMQAKPVLLEPMQFVYINTPQDFMGAAMREISNRRGQILDMEQEGDMAIIKAKCPVSEMFGFAGAIRGATQGRCLWSIEFAGYEKVPRDMQEQLIKQIRERKGLKLE